A genomic region of Caldicellulosiruptor acetigenus contains the following coding sequences:
- a CDS encoding helix-turn-helix domain-containing protein produces MELYNPQPQREKIEKLTISIKEAAQMLGISYNVMLTLVHRRDFPKILAGQRRILIPKEAFIRWVNEQACQNK; encoded by the coding sequence ATGGAGCTTTACAACCCACAACCACAAAGAGAAAAAATTGAAAAACTCACAATCAGCATAAAGGAAGCTGCCCAGATGCTGGGTATATCTTACAATGTCATGCTTACTTTGGTACACAGGAGGGACTTTCCAAAAATCTTGGCTGGGCAGCGACGTATCCTCATACCCAAAGAAGCTTTTATCCGCTGGGTAAATGAACAGGCTTGCCAGAATAAATAA
- a CDS encoding DnaB-like helicase N-terminal domain-containing protein translates to MEEISNMPNSSLYSLEAEEAVVGAMIINQDIIQEVEEVLCKEDFYNANLSIIFKIILSLYKNKYPVDIITVTDELKKRNFLEGVGGQEYLTNLIFSVPTTANVMYYAEIVKQKSILRKVTKKSELLLNTLQTGDIQQAKHLIEDLANETNFIESRNFEDVKVMSISEAAENDRRQGTHLWLVQNFIPEKGLVIFSGRPKHGKTTVLYKIISDVVSGRPCFGRATRNARVLWLTFENSYSAVEEGLLKHNCTNLDNILTIELSEQKTMLNVEMLVRTAKKHGCNLIILEPMTVLNELAKLGQTNKLSYEAIYATLIPIMQTMKKEGLCFIGVRHSSKGKGTLNDITDVIDAPMGSTAFSAAADALIGFGLPPNAEKSTQRRIMAIGRDVQLDYLLEFDTEKGCYIELGEVSIEKQLSELESRVYKYVKNNTAVTPKEIAKNTGLKEGSVRSALHRLVEKGLVIKISSYYSLPANNNHENNNNSATLATNATLATFATFATDTTVVKESNLLQGVADSLQRTENEILLEFEEDKTYSVATVAKDELQNSFFTLSKVDFSLPQMEVDKINRRIYIDSFKNLTTRVYKDVLKNFSCEKCQQPLEYSESIHMGVCPKCHQLYSLIPRKAADVEGGRFFVELKEQ, encoded by the coding sequence ATGGAAGAAATATCTAATATGCCAAATTCAAGCTTGTATTCCTTAGAAGCAGAAGAAGCAGTTGTCGGTGCAATGATAATCAATCAAGATATAATTCAGGAAGTTGAAGAAGTCCTATGCAAGGAAGATTTTTACAATGCTAATCTAAGTATAATTTTTAAAATAATTTTAAGCCTTTACAAAAACAAGTATCCTGTAGATATTATCACAGTTACAGATGAACTAAAAAAGAGGAATTTTTTAGAAGGTGTTGGTGGGCAGGAGTATTTAACTAATCTTATATTTAGTGTACCTACAACAGCTAACGTTATGTATTACGCAGAGATTGTGAAACAAAAATCAATCTTAAGAAAAGTGACAAAGAAAAGTGAACTTCTTTTGAACACCTTACAAACAGGCGACATCCAGCAAGCAAAACATCTTATAGAAGATTTGGCGAATGAAACGAATTTTATTGAAAGCAGAAACTTTGAAGATGTCAAGGTAATGAGCATTTCTGAAGCTGCAGAAAATGATAGGCGACAAGGAACACATCTATGGCTTGTACAAAATTTCATACCCGAAAAAGGCCTTGTAATTTTCTCTGGAAGACCCAAACATGGCAAAACTACAGTGCTGTACAAGATTATTTCTGATGTTGTGTCAGGTAGACCTTGTTTTGGACGAGCTACTAGAAATGCCAGAGTTTTATGGCTGACTTTCGAAAATTCTTATTCTGCAGTTGAAGAAGGACTTTTGAAACATAATTGCACAAACCTTGACAATATTCTCACAATTGAACTATCAGAACAAAAAACAATGTTGAACGTTGAAATGCTGGTAAGAACAGCCAAAAAACATGGCTGCAACTTGATTATTTTAGAACCAATGACGGTTTTGAACGAATTAGCTAAACTTGGGCAAACAAACAAACTCTCTTATGAAGCTATCTATGCTACATTAATTCCAATCATGCAGACTATGAAAAAGGAAGGGCTTTGCTTTATTGGGGTAAGACACAGCAGTAAGGGGAAAGGAACATTGAACGATATTACGGATGTTATTGACGCACCGATGGGCTCCACAGCTTTTTCAGCAGCTGCTGACGCGCTAATTGGTTTTGGTTTACCGCCAAACGCTGAAAAAAGTACACAGCGTAGGATAATGGCTATTGGTCGAGATGTCCAACTTGATTATTTGTTGGAGTTTGATACTGAAAAAGGCTGCTATATAGAGTTGGGAGAGGTATCTATTGAAAAACAATTATCAGAACTTGAAAGCAGGGTTTATAAATATGTAAAAAACAATACAGCAGTTACTCCAAAGGAGATTGCTAAGAATACAGGATTAAAAGAAGGAAGTGTTAGAAGCGCTTTACATCGATTAGTCGAAAAAGGATTAGTTATAAAAATCTCAAGCTATTATTCATTGCCAGCTAATAATAACCACGAAAATAATAATAATTCTGCAACACTTGCAACGAATGCAACACTTGCAACGTTTGCAACATTTGCAACAGATACAACAGTGGTAAAAGAAAGTAACCTGTTGCAAGGCGTTGCAGACAGTTTGCAACGCACAGAAAACGAGATTTTACTAGAATTTGAGGAGGATAAAACATATAGCGTTGCAACTGTTGCAAAAGACGAATTACAAAATAGTTTCTTTACATTATCAAAAGTTGACTTTTCCCTACCACAGATGGAGGTGGATAAGATTAATAGAAGAATTTACATTGACTCATTCAAGAACCTAACAACAAGGGTTTACAAAGATGTTCTCAAAAATTTTTCATGTGAAAAATGCCAGCAACCTTTAGAGTACTCAGAATCCATTCACATGGGAGTCTGTCCTAAGTGTCATCAACTTTATTCCCTCATTCCAAGAAAGGCAGCTGATGTTGAAGGGGGACGCTTTTTTGTAGAACTTAAAGAACAATAA
- a CDS encoding DUF6809 family protein yields MITIEKAQTNDVFERVFSQLTMELVSYRSNEILKDPEYLKITEKIEILETKLKELMSKEALKIYTELEELQSYLCAIYELHGYKQGLKDGAKLTAKLLAE; encoded by the coding sequence ATGATAACAATTGAGAAAGCTCAGACAAATGATGTGTTTGAAAGGGTATTCTCACAGTTAACAATGGAGCTTGTAAGTTACAGGTCAAATGAGATTCTAAAAGACCCAGAGTATTTAAAAATTACAGAAAAAATTGAAATTCTTGAAACAAAGCTAAAGGAACTAATGAGTAAAGAAGCTTTAAAAATTTACACAGAGCTTGAAGAGCTCCAGAGCTATTTATGTGCTATCTATGAACTTCACGGTTACAAGCAGGGTCTCAAAGATGGTGCAAAGCTGACAGCAAAGCTTTTGGCAGAGTAA
- a CDS encoding sigma-70 family RNA polymerase sigma factor, which yields MEQTVTAQLDKAQRQLLIADNLKLVYHIANKFMPCPKGYMYEVDDLISEGYFGLIVAAQNYKPVLGTPFVSYACKVIESRIKRSLPKYKLSSSISLDSPVSKEPEEDTSTIGDVVSDGYSVEREVIRKDTLQKLQRYFDTLTDEEKERVLYYISTGKNPPASDKVFRKARRKIIAKMRQEQFEADLDDLTVFISCPAVHVATGNGYFSSPVETAVIAREEKRKQLEVLSYIPQLDKLRMLKQQGEQDRMRLLAAKWEVEEFIERHWDNLTVYNVRLLKDYFVFCLSHLSMVQKYGSKYRETVKRIVKKLME from the coding sequence ATGGAACAGACAGTTACTGCACAGCTTGACAAGGCACAAAGGCAGCTTCTAATTGCCGACAACCTAAAGCTTGTGTATCATATAGCGAATAAGTTTATGCCATGTCCTAAGGGTTACATGTATGAAGTTGATGACCTAATTAGTGAGGGTTACTTTGGTTTGATTGTGGCAGCTCAGAATTACAAACCAGTGCTTGGAACACCATTTGTAAGTTATGCGTGCAAGGTGATTGAAAGCAGAATAAAAAGAAGCTTGCCAAAGTACAAATTATCTTCTTCCATTTCTTTGGACAGTCCAGTATCAAAAGAACCAGAAGAAGATACATCAACAATTGGAGATGTAGTCTCAGATGGTTATTCAGTCGAAAGAGAAGTAATCAGAAAGGATACTCTACAAAAGCTTCAAAGGTATTTTGATACCTTGACCGATGAGGAAAAAGAGAGGGTTTTATACTACATCTCCACAGGAAAAAATCCACCTGCCAGCGATAAGGTGTTCAGAAAAGCAAGAAGGAAGATAATAGCTAAGATGAGACAAGAACAGTTTGAGGCGGACCTTGACGATTTGACAGTATTCATATCCTGCCCAGCGGTGCATGTAGCAACTGGCAATGGTTACTTTTCATCTCCAGTTGAAACTGCAGTTATTGCAAGAGAGGAGAAAAGAAAACAGCTTGAAGTTTTGTCTTATATTCCACAATTGGACAAGCTAAGAATGTTAAAACAGCAAGGCGAACAGGATAGAATGAGACTTCTTGCTGCTAAATGGGAAGTGGAAGAGTTTATTGAAAGGCACTGGGATAACCTTACAGTCTACAATGTTAGACTTCTCAAAGACTATTTTGTTTTTTGTCTTTCCCATCTGTCCATGGTGCAAAAGTATGGCAGCAAGTACAGAGAAACTGTCAAAAGAATTGTAAAAAAGCTAATGGAATAA